The following are from one region of the Coccinella septempunctata chromosome 7, icCocSept1.1, whole genome shotgun sequence genome:
- the LOC123317546 gene encoding SET domain-containing protein SmydA-8-like isoform X1: MGKHHRKRMSKSSKCKSPFTSSDLEDFSSYDGEKEPMFQVKTSKAIGRYMVAKNDIKAGKIIIRENPLVVGPCVGGKIQCIGCYKNLEDEDKKFRCMGCGWPMCSKQCPGIDEIYGHTKIECSVLKECHSKTFFTWDDIEDMRTNYHSIVPLRCLILKSTDPTSFQTLMDMESHNEIRKNIPAVWLSNQNTVVDTILGKWKLTEYTAEEIHTICGILEVNAFEIGHQGVNIRGIYPTAFLMSHDCVPNTNHSDDGINFTLTVRASVDIPENHPITLSYAYTLQGTLRRREHLLDNKFFECYCRRCSDPSELGTFVSALLCPKCKTGYVLSDDPLNNDSTWSCNNTKEEGYSCPGYTISSKSVRLLIDRISREYETIDCNDIDSLEFFLKKYRNVLHPNHYICLGVKLSLSQLYGKIDGYLIYELTDKQLSRKIEICKEIMQTFDVIEPGLTKLRGVTLYELHAPLMVLLTREFERGFLTKDDIKSRLREVVSCLIDARNILELEPKISTEGAMGVAAQEALLQIKDWEKIIGKI; encoded by the exons atgggaaaacatcatagGAAGAGG ATGAGCAAATCGTCTAAGTGCAAATCACCATTTACCTCATCAGATTtagaagatttcagtagttatGATGGCGAGAAGGAACCCATGTTTCAAGTTAAAACATCGAAAGCTATAGGAAG GTATATGGTAGCCAAAAATGATATAAAAGCAGGCAAAATAATCATAAGAGAAAACCCACTGGTTGTTGGTCCATGTGTTGGAGGAAAAATACAATGTATTGGCTGTTACAAAAACCTAGAGGACGAAGATAAGAAATTTAG ATGTATGGGCTGCGGATGGCCAATGTGTTCGAAGCAGTGTCCAGGGATAGACGAAATATACGGTCACACAAAAATCGAATGTTCAGTTCTGAAGGAATGTCATTCGAAAACCTTCTTCACTTGGGATGACATTGAAGACATGCGAACGAACTATCATTCTATAGTACCCCTCAGATGTTTGATCCTGAAAAGTACAGATCCAACCTCTTTTCAGACACTTATGGACATGGAAAGTCACAATgaaatcaggaaaaacattCCAGCAGTCTGGTTATCGAATCAGAACACGGTAGTGGATACGATCTTGGGAAAATGGAAGCTGACTGAATATACCgctgaagaaatacacaccatATGTGGGATCCTCGAG GTGAATGCCTTCGAAATTGGTCACCAGGGAGTCAATATCAGGGGAATTTATCCAACAGCTTTCCTTATGTCCCACGATTGTGTACCAAATACAAATCACAGCGATGATGGGATAAACTTTACACTGACCGTTAGGGCGTCTGTTGATATTCCAGAAAACCATCCAATCACACTGAGTTACGCCTACACTCTTCAG GGTACATTACGTAGAAGAGAGCATCTTTTGGACAACAAGTTCTTTGAGTGTTACTGTAGGAGGTGTAGCGATCCTTCAGAATTGGGTACTTTCGTCAGTGCTCTCCTGTGCCCTAAATGTAAGACTGGATACGTTCTTTCTGATGACCCCTTGAATAATGACTCAACCTGGAGCTGTAACAATACAAAAGAGGAAGGATACAGCTGTCCAGGTTATACAATTTCGTCAAAATCAGTTAGGCTTTTGATTGATAG aataagcCGAGAATACGAGACCATCGATTGCAATGACATAGATTCTCTGGAATTCTTCCTGAAGAAATATAGAAATGTGCTACATCCAAACCACTACATTTGCCTGGGAGTCAAGCTGTCCCTCAGTCAACTGTATGGCAAAATTGACGGATATCTGATCTACGAACTGACGGACAAACAGCTATccagaaaaatagaaatatgCAAGGAGATAATGCAGACTTTCGACGTTATAGAACCAGGCCTAACCAAACTAAGAG GTGTGACTCTGTACGAGCTGCATGCGCCTCTCATGGTGTTACTTACCAGGGAATTCGAAAGAGGTTTTTTAACGAAAGATGATATCAAAAGCAGACTCAGAGAGGTAGTCAGTTGTTTGATAGATGCAAGAAATATTCTAGAGCTAGAACCAAAAATATCCACTGAGGGGGCTATGGGAGTTGCTGCTCAAGAAGCCTTACTGCAGATAAAAGACTGGGAAAAGATAATtgggaaaatatga
- the LOC123317546 gene encoding SET domain-containing protein SmydA-8-like isoform X2, with amino-acid sequence MVAKNDIKAGKIIIRENPLVVGPCVGGKIQCIGCYKNLEDEDKKFRCMGCGWPMCSKQCPGIDEIYGHTKIECSVLKECHSKTFFTWDDIEDMRTNYHSIVPLRCLILKSTDPTSFQTLMDMESHNEIRKNIPAVWLSNQNTVVDTILGKWKLTEYTAEEIHTICGILEVNAFEIGHQGVNIRGIYPTAFLMSHDCVPNTNHSDDGINFTLTVRASVDIPENHPITLSYAYTLQGTLRRREHLLDNKFFECYCRRCSDPSELGTFVSALLCPKCKTGYVLSDDPLNNDSTWSCNNTKEEGYSCPGYTISSKSVRLLIDRISREYETIDCNDIDSLEFFLKKYRNVLHPNHYICLGVKLSLSQLYGKIDGYLIYELTDKQLSRKIEICKEIMQTFDVIEPGLTKLRGVTLYELHAPLMVLLTREFERGFLTKDDIKSRLREVVSCLIDARNILELEPKISTEGAMGVAAQEALLQIKDWEKIIGKI; translated from the exons ATGGTAGCCAAAAATGATATAAAAGCAGGCAAAATAATCATAAGAGAAAACCCACTGGTTGTTGGTCCATGTGTTGGAGGAAAAATACAATGTATTGGCTGTTACAAAAACCTAGAGGACGAAGATAAGAAATTTAG ATGTATGGGCTGCGGATGGCCAATGTGTTCGAAGCAGTGTCCAGGGATAGACGAAATATACGGTCACACAAAAATCGAATGTTCAGTTCTGAAGGAATGTCATTCGAAAACCTTCTTCACTTGGGATGACATTGAAGACATGCGAACGAACTATCATTCTATAGTACCCCTCAGATGTTTGATCCTGAAAAGTACAGATCCAACCTCTTTTCAGACACTTATGGACATGGAAAGTCACAATgaaatcaggaaaaacattCCAGCAGTCTGGTTATCGAATCAGAACACGGTAGTGGATACGATCTTGGGAAAATGGAAGCTGACTGAATATACCgctgaagaaatacacaccatATGTGGGATCCTCGAG GTGAATGCCTTCGAAATTGGTCACCAGGGAGTCAATATCAGGGGAATTTATCCAACAGCTTTCCTTATGTCCCACGATTGTGTACCAAATACAAATCACAGCGATGATGGGATAAACTTTACACTGACCGTTAGGGCGTCTGTTGATATTCCAGAAAACCATCCAATCACACTGAGTTACGCCTACACTCTTCAG GGTACATTACGTAGAAGAGAGCATCTTTTGGACAACAAGTTCTTTGAGTGTTACTGTAGGAGGTGTAGCGATCCTTCAGAATTGGGTACTTTCGTCAGTGCTCTCCTGTGCCCTAAATGTAAGACTGGATACGTTCTTTCTGATGACCCCTTGAATAATGACTCAACCTGGAGCTGTAACAATACAAAAGAGGAAGGATACAGCTGTCCAGGTTATACAATTTCGTCAAAATCAGTTAGGCTTTTGATTGATAG aataagcCGAGAATACGAGACCATCGATTGCAATGACATAGATTCTCTGGAATTCTTCCTGAAGAAATATAGAAATGTGCTACATCCAAACCACTACATTTGCCTGGGAGTCAAGCTGTCCCTCAGTCAACTGTATGGCAAAATTGACGGATATCTGATCTACGAACTGACGGACAAACAGCTATccagaaaaatagaaatatgCAAGGAGATAATGCAGACTTTCGACGTTATAGAACCAGGCCTAACCAAACTAAGAG GTGTGACTCTGTACGAGCTGCATGCGCCTCTCATGGTGTTACTTACCAGGGAATTCGAAAGAGGTTTTTTAACGAAAGATGATATCAAAAGCAGACTCAGAGAGGTAGTCAGTTGTTTGATAGATGCAAGAAATATTCTAGAGCTAGAACCAAAAATATCCACTGAGGGGGCTATGGGAGTTGCTGCTCAAGAAGCCTTACTGCAGATAAAAGACTGGGAAAAGATAATtgggaaaatatga
- the LOC123316780 gene encoding uncharacterized protein LOC123316780 produces MASHHSMRTLQKKRTTNFREDETKLLIQLWGSPQIQNKLYLTHRKAPVMRILAANMQRHGFYRTPDEIKTRIRNLKCLYHRIKRTVQSGAGLGTVDPDWPHYRAMDSILSKESIKKENLYKDNVLEGPRCEDIKQEIEDIEINDDMESYTTTSNHESEYGSEETTNLPSLTPAPHKNEKNTSKKSNKEYPTIMPSLTNFAIPLQTQQVTSPHSAANNNNRPNGVPSLPFPLFIVQQKPQVTNGETNSSKTNLATMQSLQQLQAQPQNCGSTGEINVLLKDLVDIQRENLSVEKRRLELERERLDYHKNVGSQLLTLIPVFGSLLQNLILTNEATSSESSPQKNSKRKKSVNDEILRESKILRTVLEKNIKRYMLEEDYQEESDQDESTLAINEKESPKKKKKNEC; encoded by the exons ATGGCGTCGCACCATTCTATGAGAACGCTACAAAAGAAGCGAACAACCAATTTCCGCGAAGACGAGACCAAATTGCTCATACAGTTGTGGGGTAGTCCTCAGATTCAGAATAAATTGTATCTGACGCATCGCAAGGCACCCGTTATGCGAATTTTGGCGGCCAACATGCAAAGACATGGTTTTTACAGAACGCCGGATGAGATCAAAACCAGAATCAGAAATTTGAAATGTCTGTACCATCGAATTAAGAGAACTGTCCAGTCCGGCGCTGGCCTCGGCACTGTAGATCCGGACTGGCCCCATTACAGAGCGATGGACTCCATTCTGTCGAAGGAGAGCATTAAGAAGGAGAACCTCTACAAGGACAACGTCCTCGAAGGGCCAAGATGCGAGGATATCAAGCAAGAAATAGAAGACATAGAAATTAATGATGACATGGAGTCGTACACCACCACCAGCAACCACGA GTCTGAATATGGAAGCGAAGAAACGACCAATTTACCATCGCTCACACCAGCCCCCCATAAAAACGAGAAAAATACGTCCAAGAAGTCCAATAAGGAGTATCCAACAATAATGCCAAGCTTGACCAATTTTGCCATACCCCTCCAAACACAACAAGTTACATCTCCTCACAGTGCagccaataataataataggccAAATGGTGTACCGTCATTGCCTTTTCCCCTATTTATAGTGCAACAGAAGCCTCAAGTGACTAATGGCGAAACAAATTCATCGAAAACGAATCTTGCTACTATGCAGTCACTGCAGCAGTTGCAGGCCCAGCCACAAAATTGCGGTAGCACCGGAG AAATAAATGTTCTGCTCAAGGATCTTGTGGATATTCAAAGAGAAAATTTATCTGTCGAAAAACGACGCCTTGAGTTAGAGAGGGAGCGGTTGGACTACCATAAAAACGTTGGAAGCCAACTCTTGACACTGATTCCAGTGTTTGGTAGTTTACTACAAAATTTGATTCTTACGAACGAAGCGACAAGTTCCGAGTCTTCACCGCAGAAAAATTCAAAGAGAAAGAAGTCGGTCAATGACGAAATACTCAGAGAGAGTAAAATATTGCGAACTGTCCTAGAGAAAAATATCAAGAGATACATGTTGGAGGAGGATTATCAGGAAGAAAGTGATCAAGACGAAAGTACACTagcaataaatgaaaaagaatctcccaaaaagaaaaagaagaatgaatgctga